The Jaculus jaculus isolate mJacJac1 chromosome 1, mJacJac1.mat.Y.cur, whole genome shotgun sequence nucleotide sequence tatagcgaattccaggtcagcctgggctagagcgagaccctacctcgaaaaaccaaaaacaaaaagccagggtCTGCGCTTTCTTTTTTTGCGGGgagagtttcaaggtagggtctcgctctagcccaggctgccctgggattcactatgtagtctcaggctggcctcgaactcatggagatcctcctgcctctgcctccagagtgctgggattaaaggtgtgcgccaccacgcccagcagggtCTGTGCTTTCTTGCCCCTCACCTCTAGTGTTGCTCTGTAATCCAGACTAACTGAACTCTTGATTCCCCTCCTTCCACCTCtctgctgggtttacaggtgtgagccaccatggctggctggtGTGCATTTGAATTAAGACTGGGAGTAGGACAAGCCAGCACTCCTGAACCACTTCCTTAAGAAGACCTCCATGAACTCAGCCCACAGTCCTGGGGAAGGGCGTGCTCGCCGTCCAGGTCTCCTTTGCTTACTCTCACCAGTCTTCCTTCTTCCGCAGTGACCAAACCCTAGAGCTGTTCCAGCCCCGTGCCCTGCCAGCAGCTGGGGCATGTCAGCGCTCACCCTCCTGGCTTCCCCAGGCAGTGCTCTGCTGTGTGCTCTGTACAGCACAGTTTGTCTCCCGAAGCCCCAGTGAGTGAGCGAGACTCAGGAAAGCTCAGCACAGCCTCCCATTTCCTGTCTCTGTTTGGGGGACTTGAGCCCCAGTGTCTTACAATCAGCATTTCCCTGCCAAGGGCATCATGGGGCAGGAATGGGGccatctgggtgctggggaacaccTGCCCAGCGCCCCCCATACGCCAGGTGTGACAGCCAAGCTGTCCTCATGACCGCATGGGTGGAACCCATCACCCTGGAGACCCCCTCACCCTCTCCCAGCTCCCACCTCGCTCTCCTCCTCCTGCGCAAGCCGCTGCTCGATGAGCTCGGTGGCCCTCTGCACCGCCTCGGAGCCCTCCATGGTGCCGTCCACAACTGCCTCTGCAGGCCACAGGGCGTGGGGGCTTTATAGGCCAAGCACCCACTCTGCCTGCCAGGTGCCTTTTCCATGAGCTCACGGGCCCAAATCTCCACCTGCCTCCCCCACCTGTCACCTTCACCTCTGGCAGTCCCAGGGAGCAGGGGGAGCCAGGGAAGTTGCTTCTCTCCTAACCCTGGGAGCCAAAAGGCACAGTGCCCTAAGAGGAGAGCTGCAGGAAGGAGCCTGTCCGGTCTCGGTCTCCAGCTGGGCTGCGCACAGAATCTCCTGTTCCATGCTCTGGCCTGGATGGCAGCGCCACCTGATGGATGCCTGGAAACCCTGCCCAGCTAGTCCCAGCCAGGGggcctgaaaaaccaaacatgGGGATCTCGGATAGGCTGTCCAGTGAACAGGCCCTGTTGGCTGTGGGAGCCCTCTTCAAGCCAGTAACAGGAGTAAAGGCAGCTGCCACCTCTGCTCATAGCTCTTGCAGGTCCTTGCTTTTCTGGGGCTCCACAAGGTCCCTAGTGAAGAACCATTGCATTGGACTGCATGCCAACTACCCATAGACAGACCTTATCCATCTATGTGTCTCCTTCCCCCGAGGTCTGTGCAGGTCTTAGAGGATCACTTTAAGGAAAGGGTCTGAGGAAGCCAGGGTTCAGGCCAAGGCCAGGTGGCTCAAGGAGCCTGATAATCCTCTTTCAGGTTCACAGACCTCTGACAGCTCATGATAGAAGTTttgctttgagggctggagagatggtctaatggttaaggcccttgcctacaaagcctaaggatccaggttcaattacccaggacccacataagtcagaggcacaaggtggcaaatgcatctggagtttgtttgcaatggctagaggccctggcatgcccattctctttctctctctcaagtaactaaatgTATTTTGGAGACACCATgcttccaggacctccagcctggCCCTCTCCTGCAGCGGAGGCTGCGTGCCTGGGTGCTGCTTCTCTTCCACAGCACTTCCACATCTGTTCCCACTTCACCTCCAGCAACTGCTGCAGGAGGGGCGGGTGTGTCATGTCCACTTCAAAGAAAAGCCAAGTGGGTTCAGAGGCGAAGTGGCTTTCCCTGAGGCCCATGGGCACACAAGAGGAGCTGGACCCAGAACAGTAGCAGCGCATGTTTGCTGTGCCCACTTTCTCATACCTGCAGGAACTCTGGTGCCCACCATGCTGCAGAATTCAAATGTCAGGCAAGACAGAAGGAGCAAAAGGCTTTATTGACCAATATGTAGATGTATCTGTACACAAGGCCCTGCTGGGAAGCCATGTCCAGGCTGCAGGACCCCCTACTGCCTGGACTATAGCCAGGAGACGGCCCTGTGCAGACTTCTACCACAAAGCCCAGCCACACGGCCTCGTGCCTCATCTCTGCTGATTGTGCTGGCTGCAGGGAAGAGGTATAGGCCTACCTCAGGCTCTCTGtgccctggggcttactggtggTTTCCTCTCCTCCAAGGAACTGGCACTGTGCCCAGGGCAGAGTTATGgtgagggcagaggaaggagacagCAATGCTTCTGACCCTGAGCAGAAAACTGGAGTGAGCACAGTGGCAGCACCAGCAGATCCAGGCTCCAGGGCCACCCAACTGGGCCCCAAGGCTCGAACCTGATGCAGAAGACGCAGGGTAGAGGGCCTGGGGTGGCAAGGCCCGTGTGCGGCTGCACTGCTCCCTGGGTGCTAAGCACTGGTGGTCCCAGGACCGCTGGGAGGTAAGGTCCCTTTCAAAGCTCACTCAGAGCCATATGGTAGGGCCATGGGAGGTGCCCCCGCCCCTGAAGAAAACAACAGCACTGGGAAGCAGCAGCAGGGTGGGGGCCTTGTGCTCCAGGCCGGGAGGGGGATGCTAGCCCTGTGGAGGCCCTCTGAGGCCTCTACCCAGGAGTCTGTAGTCCATCAGTCCTGGGGTGGTGGGGGCTGGTTGATGATGACCTGGATGACAAAATCTTTCTGGATCTTGGTTTCCTGGAGCCGTGTGCGGTCTGTGAGCAGCTTCCCAGAGAAGAACCATCGCTGCCAGGATGGCTCAATGCCCTCCAGACTGTGGAGCTGCCTCTTGAGCTGGCCCACTGTGTCGGGCAGACTGGCGCTGAGCCTCACGTCCTTGCCTGTGGAAAGGCGCACCTTCAGTGGGAATTCACGGCGCACGCTGGCTGTGGGCTCGGGGGGCTCCAGGCTCTCCTCCTCCGTGTGCTCCAGCAGCAGATTCACTGGGGGTGACAGGCAGTAGATGGGCAGCTGATAGCGATTGCCCAGCTCATCATAGCATTCGCAGAGGGTGCCTGTGGGAAAGGCAGGCCATCAGTCATGGCATCATGCACCAAATGCTGTGTCCCAACAATTCCTGTGCTGAAACCTTAAGCTCCAATGTGACTGGGCTGGTGTTACATGAGGTCATCAGAGTGCTGCAATAATCTGACAGGATTAGTTTTCTTACAGGAGACCAGAGAACTCTACCCCTTCCCATCTCTTTCCTTCATACCTGCCATTTAAGGACACAGAAAAAAGGTAGCCATTTGCAAGACAGGAAGAAAATCCTCACCAGAAACTAAAGCAGCCTGCACCCTGGTTTTGGGTTTCCAAGCCTCCAGAAACAAATGTCTGCTATTTCAGACTGCCTTTCTGTGGTACTTTGTTACAGTGGTATAATCAGATTACTTCATCCCAAATGGCCACCTCACAGCCCCAAGACAGCCTTACAACCAGAGGAACACAGGTGTCCTGGCTCAACCAGTCCTGACTTGATACTTTTCATTTGTTCACCCAACAACTCTGCTGAGTGCACATACAGCTGCTGGGCTGGGCTTTGATGCGATGTCCCTACTGGTGCAATACCTGAGTCTTGAGCAC carries:
- the Ubtd1 gene encoding ubiquitin domain-containing protein 1 produces the protein MGNCVGRQRRERPAAPGHPRKRAGRNEPLKKERLKWKSDYPMTDGQLRSKRDEFWDTAPAFEGRKEIWDALKAAAYAAEANDHELAQAILDGASITLPHGTLCECYDELGNRYQLPIYCLSPPVNLLLEHTEEESLEPPEPTASVRREFPLKVRLSTGKDVRLSASLPDTVGQLKRQLHSLEGIEPSWQRWFFSGKLLTDRTRLQETKIQKDFVIQVIINQPPPPQD